A stretch of the Capsicum annuum cultivar UCD-10X-F1 chromosome 8, UCD10Xv1.1, whole genome shotgun sequence genome encodes the following:
- the LOC107840611 gene encoding L-ascorbate oxidase homolog encodes MWCRIIVLVVALCMAAVVAEDPYRYFDWRISYGDVYPLGVRQQGILINGQFPGPDIYSVTNDNLIINVHNDLPDPFLLTWNGLQQRKNSFEDGVYGTTCPIPPGKNFTYIMQVKDQIGSFFYFPSLQFHKAAGGFGGIRILSRPRIPVPFPEPAGDFTILIGDWYKTDHKVLKTILDRGKMLKFPDGIQINGLGRDGARFTVEPGKTYRLRISNVGLQNSLNFRIQGHKMKLIEAEGTHTIQTTLSSLDVHVGQSYSVLVTADQPAQDYYIAVSSRFTTQILNSTAILHYSNSKKPVSGLPPPGPIDVSWSLNQARSIRTNLTASGPRPNPQGSYHYGQINVTRTIRLANHAGLVDRKQRYAVNGVSFIPADTPLKLADYYNINGVFKVGSIPDQPVGRHIHLDTAVMGADYRAFVEIVFENKENIVQSWHLDGYSFFVVGMDQGRWSPASKQQYNLIDAVSRCTTQVYPRSWTAIYVPLDNVGMWNLRTQFWARQYLGQQFYLRVYTPVQSFRDEYPIPKNALHCGRAKGRTIRTL; translated from the exons ATGTGGTGTCGAATAATTGTGCTAGTAGTGGCGCTGTGCATGGCAGCAGTTGTTGCGGAGGATCCTTACAGATACTTCGACTGGAGAATCAGCTACGGCGACGTATATCCTCTCGGCGTCCGCCAACAG GGAATTCTGATAAATGGACAATTTCCAGGTCCTGATATATACAGCGTCACCAATGACAACCTTATCATCAACGTCCATAATGACTTGCCTGACCCTTTTCTTCTCACTTg GAATGGACTCCAACAAAGGAAAAATTCATTTGAAGATGGTGTATATGGAACAACATGTCCCATCCCTCCAGGAAAAAATTTCACATACATAATGCAGGTGAAAGATCAAATTGGAAGTTTCTTCTATTTTCCATCACTCCAATTCCACAAAGCTGCTGGTGGATTTGGAGGAATTAGGATTCTCAGTAGGCCAAGAATTCCAGTCCCTTTTCCTGAACCTGCTGGTGATTTCACCATTCTTATTGGAGATTGGTACAAAACTGATCACAAG GTCTTAAAAACAATTTTAGACCGCGGAAAGATGCTCAAATTCCCTGATGGCATTCAGATCAATGGCCTGGGTCGTGATGGTGCAAGATTCACCGTTGAACCAG GGAAAACATACAGGTTAAGAATATCCAATGTGGGACTTCAAAATTCACTGAACTTCCGAATTCAGGGACACAAAATGAAGTTGATTGAAGCTGAGGGAACTCACACAATTCAAACTACATTGTCTTCTCTTGATGTACATGTTGGCCAGTCCTACTCAGTGTTGGTCACTGCAGATCAGCCTGCTCAAGACTACTACATAGCTGTTTCCAGCCGCTTCACCACTCAAATACTCAATTCCACAGCCATTCTTCACTACAGCAACTCGAAAAAGCCGGTTTCTGGACTGCCTCCTCCAGGGCCCATCGATGTTTCTTGGTCTCTAAATCAGGCTCGTTCTATCAG GACTAATCTTACAGCCAGTGGGCCAAGACCAAATCCTCAAGGCTCCTACCATTATGGTCAGATCAATGTCACTAGAACAATAAGACTAGCCAATCATGCTGGCTTAGTTGACAGAAAACAGAGATATGCAGTTAATGGCGTATCCTTTATCCCTGCTGATACGCCGCTTAAGCTAGCAGACTATTACAATATCAATGGAGTATTTAAAGTTGGAAGCATTCCGGATCAGCCTGTAGGTAGACATATACACCTAGACACTGCAGTTATGGGAGCAGACTACAGAGCATTTGTAGAGATTGTATTTGAGAACAAAGAGAACATAGTTCAAAGTTGGCATCTTGATGGATACTCTTTCTTTGTCGTCGG AATGGATCAAGGTAGATGGAGTCCTGCTAGTAAACAACAGTACAACCTTATAGACGCAGTGTCACGCTGTACCACACAG GTTTATCCAAGATCATGGACGGCAATATATGTTCCCCTAGATAACGTAGGAATGTGGAACCTGAGGACTCAATTCTGGGCAAGGCAGTACCTTGGCCAACAGTTTTATTTGCGAGTTTATACACCAGTTCAGTCATTCCGCGATGAATATCCTATTCCAAAGAATGCTTTGCACTGTGGTAGGGCCAAGGGTAGAACCATAAGAACATTATAG
- the LOC107840610 gene encoding lysine histidine transporter-like 8 — MAGHVDDQVSSLPITPRTVTISPTAFHHDDQFGSLPITPRTASVAQTPTLASLPITPRTASIAPTPSIVSLPPSQFHSPSLSRSPLLHTGDHASGAENRTVKTPRSRGLTPRFITPLGSPLRKAIKMTRLDPQDAWLPITESRNGNAYYAAFHTLCSGIGIQALVLPVSFTILGWTWGIISLTIAFVWQLYTLYLMVQLHENYETGLRYSRYLQLACATFGEKLGKLVAAFPIGYLSAGTCCALIIIGGSSAKLLYQTLCGATCSNPKPLTNVEWYLVFTCAAVVLAQLPNLNSIAGISLVGALTAVGYCTALWAVSVAEGRLPNVSYDPVRKGSQVARIFDLLNALGIIAFAFRGHNLILEIQATMPSSEKHPSRVPMWKGVQWSYLLIAMCLFPLAIGGYWAYGHLIPANGSMLTALFAFHSQDVSRSVLALICIFVIINAVSSFQIYGMPMFDDMESAYTTRSKKACPWWLRAIFRAIFGFVCFFIAVAIPFLASFTGLIGGIALPVTFAHPCFMWLKVKKPKKYSLSWWINWGLGLLGMGLSGIMIAAGLYVVIDTGVKISFFNPQ; from the exons ATGGCTGGTCATGTTGATGATCAAGTTAGTTCTTTACCGATAACACCACGGACGGTAACGATATCCCCAACAGCGTTTCATCATGACGATCAATTTGGTTCTTTACCCATAACTCCACGGACGGCGTCTGTAGCACAAACGCCGACCCTAGCATCATTGCCAATAACTCCACGGACGGCGTCCATAGCACCAACGCCCTCCATAGTATCATTACCTCCTTCACAGTTCCACTCACCATCTCTTTCTCGATCTCCGTTACTTCACACGGGAGACCATGCAAGTGGTGctgaaaatcgaaccgttaaaaCTCCAAGGTCGCGCGGATTAACGCCGCGTTTCATCACTCCTTTGGGTAGTCCTCTTAGAAAGGCAATTAAAATGACCAGATTAGACCCACAAGACGCGTGGCTCCCAATCACTGAGTCCAGAAATGGAAACGCATACTACGCTGCGTTTCATACTCTTTGTTCTGGGATTGGTATTCAAGCTCTTGTTCTTCCTGTTTCCTTTACCATACTTGGCTG GACTTGGGGTATTATTAGCTTAACGATAGCATTTGTATGGCAGCTTTACACTCTTTATTTAATGGTTCAACTTCATGAGAATTATGAAACAGGATTACGTTACAGTAGATACTTGCAACTGGCATGCGCAACTTTTG GTGAGAAATTAGGGAAACTAGTTGCAGCGTTTCCAATCGGGTATCTGTCAGCGGGTACATGCTGTGCGCTGATTATTATAGGTGGTTCATCAGCAAAGCTATTATATCAGACTTTATGCGGAGCAACATGTAGTAATCCCAAGCCATTAACAAATGTGGAATGGTACTTGGTGTTTACTTGTGCAGCAGTGGTCCTAGCTCAGCTGCCAAATTTGAATTCTATAGCTGGAATTTCTCTAGTTGGTGCTCTTACAGCTGTTGGATATTGTACAGCACTATGGGCAGTTTCAGTTGCTGAGGGTAGGCTACCTAATGTGTCTTATGATCCAGTGAGGAAGGGAAGTCAAGTTGCTAGGATATTTGATCTTCTTAATGCTCTTGGTATTATTGCTTTTGCTTTCAGAGGCCACAATCTCATACTTGAAATTCAG GCCACAATGCCTTCAAGTGAGAAGCACCCATCGCGAGTGCCCATGTGGAAGGGTGTGCAATGGTCATATCTACTCATAGCAATGTGCTTATTCCCTCTAGCAATTGGTGGTTACTGGGCTTACGGTCATTTG ATTCCAGCAAATGGGAGCATGTTAACGGCATTATTCGCATTCCACAGCCAAGACGTTTCACGATCCGTGTTAgctttgatatgtatttttgtgaTTATAAACGCGGTGAGCTCATTCCAAATCTATGGGATGCCAATGTTCGATGATATGGAATCAGCTTACACAACAAGGAGCAAAAAAGCTTGCCCATGGTGGCTCCGTGCCATATTCAGGGCAATTTTCGGGTTCGTGTGCTTCTTCATTGCCGTGGCAATTCCATTTTTGGCTAGCTTTACTGGGCTTATTGGAGGAATTGCTCTGCCCGTTACATTTGCTCATCCATGTTTCATGTGGCTTAAAGTCAAGAAGCCCAAAAAGTACTCTCTAAGTTGGTGGATAAATTGGGGACTTGGACTATTGGGAATGGGCTTAAGTGGGATTATGATTGCTGCTGGTTTGTATGTTGTCATTGACACTGGTGTTAAAATTAGCTTCTTCAATCCTCAGTGA
- the LOC107880048 gene encoding GDSL esterase/lipase At5g55050 — MKKMCPFSLLILLALSIYGPNLINADALGPTQPPIFILGDSTADVGTNSYIPDCNATANFPHNGIDFVKSRPTGRFSNGLNSADHLARLFGYNSSPPPFLFLHSLKYGLQSGIYRGVNFASGGSGLLDETGLQLNVLNLPQQINQFVTVRRNLTAALGPELTEAFLARSLFCISTGSNDIFVYFKTRSTMPKEEFINLLMEAYENHIKTLYSLGARKFGIISVPPIGCCPANRLLNGTRCFEPMNDFARCFHSALDKLMCKLSSELHGMKYALGDTYKMTIDVIDNPRPFHFKNVDTACCGHGTLNAEGICNATASLCSDRRQYIFWDLFHPTHAAARLAANTLYGGPTLYVSPINFAQLAAEN, encoded by the exons ATGAAAAAGATGTGTCCTTTCTCCCTTCTTATTCTTCTGGCTCTATCAATATATGGCCCCAACTTAATCAATGCTGATGCACTGGGTCCAACGCAACCACCTATTTTCATACTAGGGGATTCAACAGCAGATGTTGGAACTAACTCTTACATCCCTGACTGCAATGCAACAGCTAACTTTCCTCATAATGGCATCGATTTTGTTAAATCAAGGCCAACTGGAAGGTTCAGTAATGGCCTCAACAGTGCTGATCATCTTG CAAGGCTTTTTGGATACAATAGTAGCCCACCACCCTTTCTATTTCTTCACAGCCTGAAATACGGTCTTCAATCGGGTATATATCGAGGTGTAAATTTCGCATCAGGAGGTTCTGGTCTCCTTGATGAAACTGGTTTACAGCTG AATGTCCTGAACTTGCCTCAGCAGATCAACCAATTTGTCACTGTACGCAGAAATTTGACTGCTGCACTTGGTCCTGAATTAACAGAAGCATTTCTCGCAAGATCTTTGTTCTGCATCAGTACCGGAAGCAATGACATCTTTGTTTATTTCAAGACCAGAAGTACAATGCCTAAAGAAGAGTTTATCAACCTACTCATGGAAGCGTATGAGAACCACATAAAG ACTTTGTACAGCCTCGGAGCACGGAAGTTTGGCATCATAAGTGTGCCACCAATAGGTTGTTGTCCAGCCAACAGACTTTTGAATGGGACAAGGTGTTTCGAGCCCATGAATGATTTTGCCAGATGTTTCCATTCAGCTCTTGACAAGCTAATGTGCAAGCTAAGCTCAGAGCTACACGGGATGAAGTATGCTCTTGGGGACACATACAAAATGACCATAGACGTCATAGATAATCCACGTCCCTTCC ACTTCAAAAATGTGGACACAGCCTGCTGTGGACATGGAACACTAAACGCCGAAGGAATTTGTAATGCAACAGCTAGTCTCTGTTCAGATCGCAGACAGTACATATTCTGGGATTTGTTCCACCCTACTCACGCTGCTGCACGGTTGGCAGCTAACACACTTTATGGTGGTCCAACACTCTATGTTTCTCCAATTAACTTTGCTCAGCTGGCTGCAGAAAATTAG
- the LOC107840613 gene encoding phosphoprotein ECPP44, with protein sequence MAEQKGHSEETINKGVASETTDRGCGLFNFMGKKEEEEEKAHNDTVMIDTPTNVVEPKEEKHTLMEELHRTHSNSSSSSDDEEVEEGGTGEKKRKKKGLKEKIKEKISGDHESSDKQKTEVIPMDNCPAPNPELATHEEDKKIGFMDKIKEKLPGHYNKTDQEVVNSTGPAAHSALDEQVHGGETKDQKKGLLDKIKEKLPGHGHKNNDDEGKHKSN encoded by the exons ATGGCAGAGCAAAAAGGTCACTCAGAGGAGACAATCAACAAGGGTGTAGCTTCAGAGACTACTGATCGTGGATGTGGATTGTTCAACTTCAtgggaaagaaagaagaagaagaagaaaaggccCACAATGACACTGTCATGATCGACACGCCGACCAATGTGGTAGAACCAAAGGAGGAGAAGCACACTCTCATGGAAGAACTTCACCGCACTCACAGCAATTCTAGCTCG TCGAGCGACGATGAGGAAGTTGAAGAGGGTGGAACTGgagagaagaaaaggaagaagaagggACTAAAAGAGAAGATCAAAGAAAAGATATCTGGTGATCATGAAAGCAGTGATAAGCAAAAAACTGAAGTAATTCCCATGGACAACTGCCCTGCTCCTAATCCAGAATTAGCAACACACGAAGAAGACAAGAAGATAGGATTTATGGACAAGATCAAAGAGAAACTTCCAGGTCACTACAACAAGACTGATCAAGAAGTAGTCAATAGTACTGGACCTGCTGCTCATAGTGCTTTAGATGAGCAAGTCCATGGAGGCGAAACAAAAGATCAGAAGAAAGGTTTACTTGacaaaatcaaagagaaattGCCTGGACATGGCCACAAGAACAATGACGATGAAGGGAAACACAAGTCTAACTGA
- the LOC107880047 gene encoding protein kinase STUNTED, with translation MFGSSSAKGGISSLLRCRGISKAKKRTIIVGLKSDNSSRELLLRLLNVVVMPGDYVLAVHVQEPSDAFDPNTFHIHEDLCKSKQVDFQIKVCVGDSYITELSNQVRINFATMLAVGCSSSWPSDQIPGKLLKELPPTCSLMVMDKGGKILLQRPGTSQKGAPTNVSQASESSLSGSCSSMQSRDKYQIQKSLSMTCSSTTTASQPTRNATFPRIKKLNNATAKSLFQRLACLESTGYARRFTMDELSCATDNFSPNLLTGVGGHSQVYRANLDNGQLAAVKVLKNTRYSEDDLFQEVEILRNLQHENLIQLVGYCYCKDMQAIVYNLLKDSLKQRLKQLNWNTRMQVAIGVARGLEYLHSQTPPIIHRDVKSSNILLSDDCRPQLSDFGAAVVHQKTQQDSAFVKPIHVVGTFGYLAPEYVTYGKVDEKIDVYSYGVVLLELITGRRAIEKDLEAHHESLVLWARSLLSGGLSDRLVDPDIKENYNKDEMKTMMFAARLCLLHSSSRRPKMKTILRLFEEPEHWLELQRKKEELVDGIGSEDETCLCKYYGSDSDEGMFVEAS, from the exons ATGTTTGGTAGTTCAAGTGCCAAAGGAGGAATTTCCTCACTCCTGAGATGCAGGGGGATTTCCAAGGCCAAGAAACGAACAATTATTGTTGGTCTCAAATCCGATAACAGCAGCAGAGAATTGCTGCTTCGTTTGCTCAATGTAGTTGTAATGCCTGGAGATTATGTACTGGCTGTTCATGTGCAAGAACCAAGTGATGCGTTTGATCCGAATACTTTTCACATCCATGAGGATCTGTGCAAATCCAAGCAG gTGGATTTTCAGATCAAGGTTTGCGTAGGAGACTCGTACATAACTGAGTTGAGTAATCAAGTACGTATAAACTTTGCCACTATGCTTGCCGTTGGATGCAGTAGCTCCTG GCCAAGTGATCAGATTCCTGGAAAACTTTTGAAAGAATTGCCTCCTACTTGCTCCCTTATGGTAATGGATAAAGGAGGAAAAATCCTACTCCAGAGGCCGGGGACTTCCCAAAAAGGTGCTCCGACTAATGTTTCTCAAGCATCTGAGTCCTCTCTGTCAGGGTCCTGCAGCTCTATGCAGTCAAGAGACAAGTATCAGATTCAAAAATCTTTGTCAATGACATGTTCTTCAACAACAACGGCATCACAGCCGACTAGAAATGCAACTTTTCCTAGGATCAAGAAGCTCAATAATGCTACAGCTAAGAGTCTGTTTCAGAGATTAGCTTGCTTAGAATCAACGGGTTACGCCAGACGCTTCACAATGGATGAACTTAGCTGTGCAACAGACAACTTCAGTCCCAATTTGTTGACTGGAGTGGGTGGACATAGTCAAGTCTATCGAGCCAATCTTGACAATGGCCAGCTTGCAGCAGTGAAGGTCCTTAAAAACACACGATACTCCGAGGATGATCTTTTTCAGGAAGTTGAAATATTGCGTAATCTGCAACACGAGAACTTAATTCAGCTTGTCGGTTACTGTTACTGTAAGGATATGCAAGCAATCGTGTATAATCTACTAAAGGACAGTCTGAAGCAAAGACTAAAACAGCTTAATTGGAACACAAGGATGCAAGTTGCGATAGGAGTGGCTAGGGGATTGGAATACCTCCATTCTCAAACCCCTCCTATCATTCACAGGGATGTCAAATCGTCAAATATTCTCCTATCCGATGATTGCCGCCCACAA CTATCAGATTTTGGAGCAGCAGTGGTGCACCAGAAAACTCAGCAAGATTCAGCTTTTGTGAAACCAATTCACGTTGTTGGGACATTTGGATACCTGGCACCTGAGTACGTCACGTATGGCAAAGTTGATGAAAAGATAGATGTATACTCTTATGGGGTGGTCCTGCTGGAATTGATCACAGGGAGACGGGCCATTGAAAAAGATCTGGAAGCTCATCATGAAAGCTTAGTGTTGTGG GCAAGGTCTCTGCTCAGTGGTGGTCTTAGTGACCGTCTTGTTGATCCTGACATAAAGGAGAACTACAACAAAGATGAGATGAAAACAATGATGTTTGCAGCACGGCTCTGCCTCTTGCATTCATCTTCAAGGAGGCCAAAAATGAAAACA ATCCTGCGTTTGTTTGAGGAGCCAGAGCACTGGTTAGAGTTGCAGAGAAAGAAGGAAGAGCTTGTTGATGGAATTGGTTCGGAAGATGAAACTTGCTTGTGCAAATATTACGGATCAGATTCTGATGAGGGCATGTTCGTAGAGGCTAGCTGA